ACCCCGGTAGTGGTGGACCCAGCGGTACTGGGGGTGGTGTCGGAGGAGCACCGTATCCTGGTGGTGGACCCGGCGGCACTGGGGGTGGTGTAGGCGGAGTACGGTACCCCGGTGGTGGTGGACCCAGCGGCACTGGGGGTGGTGTCGGAGGAGCACCGTATCCTGGTGGGGGACCCGGTGGCACTGGGGGTGTTGTCGGAGGAGCACCGTATCCTGGTGGTGGACCCGGTGGCACTGGGGGTGGTGTAGGCGAAGTACGGTACCCCGGTGGTGGTGGACCCAGCGGCACTGGGGGTGGTGTCGGAGGAGCACCGTATCCTGGTGGGGGACCCGGTGGCACTGGGGGTGGTGTAGGCGGAGTACGGTACCCCGGTGGTGGTGGACCCAGCGGCACTGGGGGTGGTATCGGAGGAGCACCGTATCCTGGTGGTGGACCCGGAGGCACTGGGGGTGGTGTAGGCGGAGTACGGTACCCCGGTGGTGGTGGACCCAGCGGCACTGGGGGTGGTGTCGGAGGAGTACCGTATCCGGGTGGTGGCCCCGGTGACACCGGGGGTGGTGTAGGCGGAGTACCGTACCCCGGTAGTGGTGGACCCACTGGTACGGCGGGTGGTGTAGGCGGAGTACGGTATCCCGGTGGTAGCGGACCCAGCGGCACTGGGGGTGGTGTCGGAGGAGCACCGTATCCTGGTGGTGGACCCGGTGGCACTGGGGGTGGTGTAGGCGGAGTACGGTACCCCGGTGGTGGTGGACCCAGCGGCACTGGGGGTGGTGTCGGGGGAGTACCATATCCAGGTGGTGGCCCCGGTGACACCGGGGGTGGTGTCGGGGGAGTACCGTATCCTGGTGGTGGCCCCGGTGGCACCGGGGGTGGTGTAGGCGGAGTACCGTACCCCGGTAGTGGTGGACCCACTGGTACGGCGGGTGGTGTAGGCGGAGTACCGTACCCCGGTGGTGGTGGACCCAGCGGCACTGGGGGTGGTGTCGGGGGAGTACCGTATCCTGGTGGTGGCCCCGGTGGCACCGGGGGTGGGGTGGGCGGAGTACCGTACCCCGGTGGTGGCGGACCCAGCAGCACTTGGGGTGTTGTCGGAGGAGTACCGTATCCCGGTGGTGGACCCAGTGGCGTAGAAGGAAGATATCCCGGAAATTTTCCCAATGGTGTAGGAGGTGAATATTATGATGGTAATCTAGGTGGTACTGGAGGACCAAACAGACCTGGGTGGTACCCGGGCCAACAAAATGTTAATGATTGGTCCGGTCAGAATGGAGGTGAAGCTGGGTTAccacaaaaagaaaacattatGTCTCCGCAGTATTATCCATCACCTGGATCACAAGGTTCCGATGATGATGCAGATTCGCAAGCTTCGAGTTCAGTACAGAAAGCGGATTCTGGGACGATGGCTAGTGCATCAGCTCAAGGAAAGTATGGGCAGGGAACGGCACAATCTCAAGTTTCAGGAACTTACAGTGGTTCCGGATCATTTTCTGCTCAGGCAGGTACCAATGACGGTTCGAAAGGTGCTCAGACTCAAGTTAGTGGTGGTAAGCAGGGCGCAACAAGCAGTGCACAGGGCTCTGGAGGCCGTGGTAAGAGCCAGTCTCAAGTACAGCTGCATTCGAATACAGGAGCTACATCATCAGATGCACAAAGTAGCGGCTGGAATCATGGCACAAACTCGCAAGTACAAACGACTTCCAGAGGCGGCATGGCTGATGCACAAGCCAACGGTGAAGGCAGCACCTCGAGCCAGGCCCAAATAGGCTTTCAGCcttatgaaaaagaaaatgatcaaTCGCAGACGAATTCTTCAATATTCCTGGGCGGTGGTACTGCTTCTGCACAAAGTGGGACATACAGAGGTCAATCACAGGCGCAATTACAAGGCTCGTTCAAATATGGTTTATCATACAATGGAGCTGCTCAGGCAGGTTCTGGTTCAGGGGCTGCTGCTTCTAGGAAACCTTTCAACTTTTCGAGTTCCAATTCAGAGCTGTTCAAACCGTTTAGTCCTTTTCCAACCGTCGTAATTTCATCCGAAGAAGTGACACCTGACAACAATTTACAATCAGCCGAAATATTGCCAGCACTTGAAGAAGGTGGTGGTGAGCATTACGAACCACAAGCACAGACCGGCGGAACACAATCCCCACTTGTTCAGAAAACAGATACAGTGTTTACTCCTCCGGATCCAACGAGGGCAACTGGAGTACGGTATAACAATCCCGTACCAACTCGCAGCTCATTGCAAAACACAGGAGTGGATGACAATTATGAACAAACAAATGTAAATTCAGATGATTATGATGAAGAGTATGGAGATGAGTATTACGACTCTACGCCAACCGTATTCCCATCTGAAAGTGTGTCTAAAGATGGTGGTTTAACCGTGAGCAGCAAACAACCAAATCAATATCAACAGACTCACGTTTCGAACGGACAATACGGTGCACGTGTCACACAAGACTCTTCAACAGGATTTCATGAGGGCGATATTCTACAACCGGGACAATCTTTACCAGGATTTACAATCCCACCTGGATACCGTGGCAGGGTAGTGTCTATTTCCGGAAGCGATACAAAAGTTGAAGGTGATGGAGATTCGCAGTCTCAAACGCTTACGCTAACTTCAGGAAAAAACAACGTAACTTATGAAAATCGTACCAAGGAATCAGCGGCGGCCCATTCAAGAGCCTTGCAGACTCCACGTAATCGCTTCAGATACGACAGCAGAAGATACCAACAACCCGCAGTACCAAACAGTTACTTGCGATCTAGTCCCAGTCCACCAAGTAAGCCTAATTATTACACGATCACCAACAGCGTTGCAGGTAAGATACAAAGCAATAGAGACACAGCTCGCAAGTACGAACACCGTTACTACACAAAAAGCTCCACCTGTGGATATTTCACTTTCTCCTGCAATATCGTTTACGGCTCTAATGGGCGAACTAAGGTCTGTAAACCAAAAGTACCGACTAACCCGGATGGCAGTCCAATAAAATGCTGAAAATCTGTCTAAAGTTCTACGTGACTTATTACACACATATTAAACTTTCAGTGTACTTTTACCTAACGTCGACATATTCACATTTGTATTCATTGCACTGCCTTCTTCAAGTAACGCAAGTATTCACATGGAAAATTTATCTCGAGGATTGGGTCGTTTAATTTTAAGGAATTAGTCTATATAGTTAACGTTTTAACTTCTCCGATCATTCTTAActggaattaatttttaaatcattgaAAGTACATAAAGAAATAGTGTTACAATATGTTGTTGCGCGAGAGACCGCAAGTATTTGACTTTACTTGTCTGCCGATTATTTAATTACGAATGAATTCCTAACGAAGAAAAACGATTGAGTCAGTGCACGTGCATAATTTTCCCACTATGATATGTGCACATAAACGGAAATGTAGTGAATATCTGTCAAGGCCCTGTTGCTTGTGCCATGTAAACGAATCACGGAAAAGCGAAGGACGGATATCCAACGTAATCAGTGGATCATGTTCCACTTTTCTGTGAACCGTCTCATACGGGATTGCACCTTTTAATTATTAGAACGTAGGGTGACGGTGGAGTAAGGGATGAGTATCAAATATTTGGACGAAACGCGGTCGCGCACTGGGTGCGAAATGTATGTATTCAGATTAATGCACTTGCTGTTGTTGCAGGTTTGCAAACTTTACACTGTTGCGGCAATGCGCCAATCGAGTTATGCGTTGACTGTGTTGAATTATAGTGAAACACACGGAAAGAAAAAGGCTTGTAAGTTGAAAGCGAGTTTTCAAAAACTGCATGTTTTCTGCCACAAGATGGCGTCTTccgaaatggaaaaaaagttatcGCTGACAAATCGCATGAGCAGAAAAACCGATTTTAACATTGAATCATACCAAGTTGACCATACCTCgggtgcgttccgaaattagcTCCCAGTGCTGTCAACCGCCTTTTATCTTTTGTGCGCTGCGGAGTTCGTAAGTAGCTTCTCCCTCTGTCGTAAGTAGGGAGTTTTTAGAGCTGCCAGCTAATTTCTGAATGCACCCTTCATTGCACCAATTTCGATGGATGTTTTCAATGTAATGTTTTTGTAAtcttttctcgttttattATCAACATGAGCACATGAAATTGgattgtaaaaagaaaacgacagttggataaatttgtttatctttatatttttcaacgtttttgaaaaaatattattttaaattttgaaactaacatcgatttttccattcacttcAGAATTAAGTTACGAATCGTTAACTATTCTACTACACTTTACTGATTCCATATGCGTAGGGGAATTGagtcaaaaatattcagacaAAAGTATGGTTTCATCATATTCTAATcagcatatacatataagctatatacctatatatatattcacatccaattattattcacaatgTTACACAAATTATTGCTTTGAAGTATTTcatgtgtatattttatattgttaatacggtttattaaaataatgagCTTATAACCAGGAAACATCTCACATTCTTCTTTCGTCAGTCTTTATGGAAATAATACAAACAATTCATCATTGTTTTACAGCAAATTGTACAAAAcagaaagtaataaaaaatcttgTACATGCATCATATTATTTAACACAACATATCAAAATTGTAAAGAATTCTATATAAATGGTAAAAACTTAAATAAGTATACGTAAACAAcataaaatgtacaaaaattgcaagtacaaaaataaacgtaATTATATCATGTATGTACAGCGTAACAAAATTATGAAAGTGTAATATGAAcgtcgattttttcaaaaattcaggtaAGTATCTGCAGAAGAtttagtaataaaaaatttcacgctgAGTATTTGTCTCTATCGTAAATCATAATGCTAATTAAATTACGTGGCAGCAtcttaatcatttttcaacataCTATTATCTTTACTCTTTCAGTCTGTaactaaaataaaatcgtGCATTGTGTTTACATTTGTACAGATTTACAGGATACTGTTTAAAAGTCATTGACATCTTCGTCACTGAAATTGTGAGAAATGTTGGTGCTACGGTGAATAGATATTATGCCTGTTGATGTACGTAATctgcaaataaaaattcatcgttataAATTACGTACATAAACTTACATCCAATTGGGAACTTGGGTGAGATACGTAAGACTGGTTCATCCCCAAACGGATTCAGAGGTAagaaacaaattcaaaaaatcacaataataattgtatatGGCAGAGGTTTTGAAACGATTCTTACTTTCATGTATactttattgtttattatttctcgACAATACTTTAGAAATTcctgaatatttgaataaaaatcttcaattttatGCAGTTCTATATCATGATATTTCGAGTCCCAATACTGTACTTTGCAAACTTGGTAACAAAAccattgttaaaaaaataggAATCTTATTCAGACAAGCAAtcaaaacaaaaggaaaataaacgCACGAGTGACGTTTAATGATTTAACATTTGTTTATTCAGGCTTAAAGTAAACTTGCCTTGCACAACCTTTATTCCTCACAAGTTTGTTAATCTGCAGAAACTGAATTAGGACATATGGATGCGGTATGGTCCACTATACCATCCACTAATTTATCTTCTTCTATTTCAGTTAATTCATCGTCACATGTTTCAGAACTGTTAATAGTAATATAAATTAGTCTACGTACAGAATAAAGCTGTATACTTACCTAATAATGATGGTTAAAAAATGTCTTTCATAGAAAAAAGCAGTGTTAATATCAGAAACGTAAGATTTACTTGAAAAGTTTGCTTGTTAATACCATGGTTAATAAGAATTTCCAAGAAGAATCGTCAAGATTGAAATTTGGAGGCACAAAGATAAAagcacaatattttttaaatatcatttattatcattttgttATCATTACCTGTTTTTGAAATGCTCTAATTGGACGTTTGCTGAGCCTAGTTGTTCTGAAAGATCTTCATTGGCCCTTTGAAGCCTGCGAACATTGTTAGAAGCGGTATCTAGCTCGTCTTGTGCCGAAGCTagttcttttttcaattcttccaCCCTAGCTCGCACCCTTTTCACTTCGGTTTCGTATTGTTCTGATCGTCTCAAAGCGTGCGACAATTCAGTCGTTTTCTCAGCAagcatttttttcagttttgaaTGTGAATGCTTAAGGTCTAACACCTCCTATCGAAATTCAATACACAGCGTTAACAGAAATCAATTGTAAAGCAAGTTCTATGTCGATTCAGATCTTTCTGTgcaaatgaatatttaatttttaatttaccttGTTGCGATCCAATAACTCTTGTTGAATTTGCCTGACATCCGTGTCAGACGCAGAAACAGGTCGACCTCGTCGCGACTCCACTCTTTCCTGCATATCGCGTAACTCATTCCTGAGTTGTTTATTCTCACGATCAAGAGAAATTTTCTCAGTCTCTAACCGTTCCCGTTTACCCCATTCTGCAGCATTTTCTGCTTGCAGTCTCTCCAACTAGaattgatacaattttttaaatcaagttTAGCGCTATATTactcaaatattatttaacgTTCAATTGATATTCTAAATCTGTGGACTAACTTCAGTTCGCAGATCTGATAGACGACGATCCATGCCTTCACGATTTGTTGCCTCGTCAATGAGATCCGCTTGTGCAGCACTGAGTTCACTTTGAAATCTGTCCTTCAATGCCAATAGTTCTCTGGTAACTTCAGTTCTACtttcttctaattcttcaCACCGTTCTCTGAGTTGCGTTACTTCTGATCTGAGTTTTTCCATTCCCCGATGGAGCGACGACTTTTCtcttgaaaataatacaataattaaGCGAATATGTAATGATCCGAGGACTCATAAAACAGATACGTTTTCCTACTTATTAGTAGCAGTAAATTTGTACTTACTCTCGTTCGGCAGATATAGTTTTTGTTGCCTCTTCGAGTCTTAAATGCAGCATGGACATTTTCTGCATCAGAAATTCTTCATCGCTAGCATCAATAACAGATTGTCGTTTATCTAATTTATCTTGCATTGCATTGGTCTCGCCGACAAGCTTCATCATATCCCTATCCAAAGTATCGATTGAACTTTCTTTGTACAATTCTACAGCATGTTTAGGCACAGCACCTTGCAAAACATATTCCTCTATATCTCTGTCTTGCACTGCTGCATCCATATCAGATTTAGAACTTGGCTCTTCAGCAGAGTTTGCATGCACAAATAAATCTTTCTGATTCAATATCGGGACCATTTTTTCAGTCTGTTGAACGTTATTGTATACTTCCAAGAGCTCGTCAACTCCAAGCGCATCTCTGAGTCGAGGATCAGACTCTAAGATGTTGATTATTTGCTGATCAAATTGTCCAGCGTGTTTCAAAAGTATCATGTGTATGTtctccatttcttttttaagcTGCTCATTCTGCAATTCGATGTCTTGTTTCTCATGCTTGAATGTGTTCGCATCTTTCAATGCTACTTCCAGCTTGCTTCTCAGCAATTTAGCCTCTTCCCTTGCTTTGTTTCTTTCATTGCGCACCTTGCTCCATTTTTCACGCCAGTTCGCCGTACAATCCGACCACCAACGCATTGTTTTTTCCATTTGAGCCGCTCGTGCTCGTGCTTCCTCAAGTTCCCTTTGTCGCAAAGCCTATACATATTTTAAAACGTGATTAAAATTGTCTTGAAATTGATTGagttttttcaactcaaatTCTATCGAGACAAATTCTATAGTAGATAAATTCATGTTCACTGTACTAATTAAATACAGAGACACGCGACGAATCATCAcagttaaaattttaaaggtACCTCTTTGGTTTCCCACTCACTGTCTGCGTAGCGAGGAGAACTCGATGAGCTAACAGAAACATCATGTTCCCTAACAATTCGACGGGATGACGTTCCACTAGCTGTTGATTGTGCCATTGGGAGTCAGCAGGTTAACCTATTCCATGAGGTTTTCGAATGGATTACTACACTGAATAGTATTTCATGTAAACTTCATTCTgattcgatatttattttctagtAGCACTGATGAATGCGCAGAATATTAACTACGATCGGACGCCTTTGCGCAAAGTACAGACaaacttttattatttacaataaacgTAACGAAAACAACACAATGACAAAAgcttggtaaaaattattaatacgtCAGGGTGCGTTCCGAAACTTTCTGGCAGCGCGAAAAACTCCCTAGGatagaagagagaagagagcaAAAGagataataaattgtttataGCACTCTGAGATAATATCAGAATGCACCCTAAATTAGAATCACAGAGTATCACCAGTGACGAGTACTCTGGTATCACGCATCGTTATCGGTGCGTTCCGATATTAGCTTTTATCCTAGGGTGTTTTTAGTGCTGCCAGCTAATGGTGGAGCACACCCTATATTGCGCGTAAGCGATATAGtgaatcttttgaaatctggGTGTGTCCTATCATCTGCCGTTGTATAGAACTCCCTAAGAGAGAGACGGAAATCGGTATGAGTAGCGCTGTGGTAGCGCTACACAAATTATTAACTCATTATTAAAATGGACGCCTGtagcgttgactgaagaatataaagacggTTGCCTTTACgggctttggtgtgacaaccTAAAATCGTCGTGCGCTTGCGCCCCCTAAGATGTTCCACTGAAAGATGTTTCAACTGCagagttgagaacttattgcagaacatcagagagttaccgatttcgacatgatgctggctgcattcaccttctGAGTAACAGTCTTCGCAATTAGCGTCGGCACTAGCTCACGGCAGGCCCCGTGCGAGCCTTGAAAATCGGGCCCCCCTGTAAAAATTACGTACTACTCAAAACTCAAAATGCAGCTTTGCGAGattttttgtttgcaaaagttgaaataatatCTACAAAACTAACTTGCTGCTAATTTGATGTTCAATCGACATTGCAGCTAAGCCATTCAGTCGGTCTTGGCACATAGTGGAgcgcaaataaatttttataagcTTCAGTTTTGAGAATGTCCTTTCTCCTAACGTGGAAGTTACGggtaatgttgaaaaaatccttGAAGTTTTATAGTTAAAGAGATGAAgtttgaatatatttcatcaAGACCTTAGATAATAATGTGCGACAAAttcgatttattcaaaatctgAGATCTATCCAATAATACAAAGTTGCTGGAATTTTGGATGATACTAAAAGGTTTGCAAACGTCTTTGGTTATCACGAAACGTTCTCGTAAACTTGATATAACTATATAGCATAACTTGTtgacaaattcaatttccaacCTTTTCATTGGATCGCTTGATCATTCATCGCTTTGAGATTCGTAATCGAGAAATCGTTTCGTCCGTGGGGTACGTGATTCGGGTAAAGTTTGCGAAATGTCCAACTGTTCAGCCATCTGTTTAGCAGTGGCTACGCATGTTTCGAAACCGGATTCTCGGAAGGCTTGTAATTGAAAGAAAGCACCATCGATCATGTTCATCATGGTATGTAAATCGACTTTGGGACATTGTAAGGCCTTGCTGATTTTGTTGATCTCTTGCAGTATATCGTACCATACCACCAAACGATTGAGATAATGAGAGAATGAGAAATGATCGAGGCAGATACACGCAGCGTGGCTGCGTAGGCCGTACAATCGTATTCGAATTCCTCCCAAAATGCATTTTCTTACAATAGTTGTAATAAAACATGTATTTCTatgacaatattttacatGCGCTGtcaaaatttatgtaatcTTGGCCGTTCCAATctcgaaatattaatttattgtgCAATTTCAACTCTCAACACGTGATTCCCTATCTCGAGCTTTTTGCGACATTCTAGAGATTTATGTTTCGGTAAATTACTCGTAAACGCCTCttagaatttttataaaattcgaGTATCTTATATCGTGGCAAAAACTTCCGTCGCTAATTCTAAAGTTGCAcaaattttgatcgagatgaaatggatgctccgtatatgagacggtatttaacgcagtgtcctgatttaaagacctaaaaaggtggttgtcggcgattttttttattgatagggagagatagaacgaagattcttaaaacttcgagtgtatttgaacacacatttgaaaggtacgagtaaaaaattttatcatccaactgtcgcagaacggcagcatTATTAGCTGACCtgttaactgaagaatatatctttagtcaaaggctgaccatcgaagagcctagccgcttgagtctggaatcggcaggaaagataaagtgcgtattgtctgaaatgtaaaaactgaaatcattatacatcatatcatatcatatcatcatatgATACgtatcatacatcatacatcatacatagcattaaagttcgaaaccaaattttggatgttcggatgttcagaaagtgacgtcacccaaaattttttttccttgacgtcatcgatctatataGACGAAAATTAGCTAGCCAAATTTCGCAGTCTCGAAACagccgcgcagtagagcggacagatgagaatcgcgctccgcagatttcgagtatcGGAatctctacctcctggatcctgcgctccgggtccACTTCCtgatgaaactcgacttccaggacaagcgctccatAATTCTGgatgtccaggtccttgacctggtggatctcgacttccaggacaagcgctccgtagtttttgcgctcaaggtccactacgtagtgaaaatttacttccaggacaagcgcttcGTGGTTCCTGCGGAGCAAgtacgctacctggtgaaactcgacttccaggacaagcgctccgtagttcctgcgctccaggttcACTAgttggtgaaactcgacttccaggacaagcgctccgtagtttctgcgctccaggttcACTACCcagtgaaactcgacttccaggacaagcgctccgtagtttctgcgctccaggttcactacctggtgaaactcgacttccaggacaagcgcttcgtagtttctgcgctccaggttcactacctggtgaaactcgacttccag
This is a stretch of genomic DNA from Neodiprion fabricii isolate iyNeoFabr1 chromosome 2, iyNeoFabr1.1, whole genome shotgun sequence. It encodes these proteins:
- the LOC124175041 gene encoding coiled-coil domain-containing protein 102A isoform X2 — encoded protein: MAQSTASGTSSRRIVREHDVSVSSSSSPRYADSEWETKEALRQRELEEARARAAQMEKTMRWWSDCTANWREKWSKVRNERNKAREEAKLLRSKLEVALKDANTFKHEKQDIELQNEQLKKEMENIHMILLKHAGQFDQQIINILESDPRLRDALGVDELLEVYNNVQQTEKMVPILNQKDLFVHANSAEEPSSKSDMDAAVQDRDIEEYVLQGAVPKHAVELYKESSIDTLDRDMMKLVGETNAMQDKLDKRQSVIDASDEEFLMQKMSMLHLRLEEATKTISAEREEKSSLHRGMEKLRSEVTQLRERCEELEESRTEVTRELLALKDRFQSELSAAQADLIDEATNREGMDRRLSDLRTELERLQAENAAEWGKRERLETEKISLDRENKQLRNELRDMQERVESRRGRPVSASDTDVRQIQQELLDRNKEVLDLKHSHSKLKKMLAEKTTELSHALRRSEQYETEVKRVRARVEELKKELASAQDELDTASNNVRRLQRANEDLSEQLGSANVQLEHFKNRLRTSTGIISIHRSTNISHNFSDEDVNDF
- the LOC124175041 gene encoding coiled-coil domain-containing protein 102A isoform X1, which gives rise to MAQSTASGTSSRRIVREHDVSVSSSSSPRYADSEWETKEALRQRELEEARARAAQMEKTMRWWSDCTANWREKWSKVRNERNKAREEAKLLRSKLEVALKDANTFKHEKQDIELQNEQLKKEMENIHMILLKHAGQFDQQIINILESDPRLRDALGVDELLEVYNNVQQTEKMVPILNQKDLFVHANSAEEPSSKSDMDAAVQDRDIEEYVLQGAVPKHAVELYKESSIDTLDRDMMKLVGETNAMQDKLDKRQSVIDASDEEFLMQKMSMLHLRLEEATKTISAEREEKSSLHRGMEKLRSEVTQLRERCEELEESRTEVTRELLALKDRFQSELSAAQADLIDEATNREGMDRRLSDLRTELERLQAENAAEWGKRERLETEKISLDRENKQLRNELRDMQERVESRRGRPVSASDTDVRQIQQELLDRNKEVLDLKHSHSKLKKMLAEKTTELSHALRRSEQYETEVKRVRARVEELKKELASAQDELDTASNNVRRLQRANEDLSEQLGSANVQLEHFKNSSETCDDELTEIEEDKLVDGIVDHTASICPNSVSAD
- the LOC124175041 gene encoding coiled-coil domain-containing protein 102A isoform X3: MMFLLAHRVLLATQTALRQRELEEARARAAQMEKTMRWWSDCTANWREKWSKVRNERNKAREEAKLLRSKLEVALKDANTFKHEKQDIELQNEQLKKEMENIHMILLKHAGQFDQQIINILESDPRLRDALGVDELLEVYNNVQQTEKMVPILNQKDLFVHANSAEEPSSKSDMDAAVQDRDIEEYVLQGAVPKHAVELYKESSIDTLDRDMMKLVGETNAMQDKLDKRQSVIDASDEEFLMQKMSMLHLRLEEATKTISAEREEKSSLHRGMEKLRSEVTQLRERCEELEESRTEVTRELLALKDRFQSELSAAQADLIDEATNREGMDRRLSDLRTELERLQAENAAEWGKRERLETEKISLDRENKQLRNELRDMQERVESRRGRPVSASDTDVRQIQQELLDRNKEVLDLKHSHSKLKKMLAEKTTELSHALRRSEQYETEVKRVRARVEELKKELASAQDELDTASNNVRRLQRANEDLSEQLGSANVQLEHFKNSSETCDDELTEIEEDKLVDGIVDHTASICPNSVSAD